One window of Bacillus sp. (in: firmicutes) genomic DNA carries:
- a CDS encoding NCS2 family permease has translation MENFFHFKERGTSYKKETLAGITTFLSMAYILIVNPTILSQSGMDQGAVFTATALSAIVGTLLIGILANFPIGIAPSMGLNSFFTFSVCIGMGIKWPVALTGVFVASILFVILSLFKIREKIINVIPQDLKHAIAAGIGFFVAFVGLKNAGIIVSNEATFVSIGNLTSPLTALAVIGFVLTVLMIVRGIHGAIFYGMVITTIIGMFVGLINVPSAVVGSIPSLKPTFGVVFSNLGNIFSPELLAVIFTFLFVAFFDTAGALIAVASQAGLIKDNKIPNIGRALLADSTSGVVGAILGTSTTASFVESSAGIAVGGRTGFTSIIISICFFIALFFSPILSVITPEVTAPALIIVGALMAMEMSKINWSKLEVVIPSFVTIIMMPLTYSVATGIALGFILYPLALLSQKRFKEVHPIMYILAILFASYFIFV, from the coding sequence ATGGAAAATTTTTTTCATTTCAAAGAACGAGGTACATCATATAAAAAAGAAACTCTAGCTGGAATTACAACCTTTCTATCAATGGCTTATATATTAATTGTAAACCCGACGATTCTCAGTCAGTCTGGAATGGACCAAGGAGCTGTATTTACCGCTACCGCCCTTTCCGCCATTGTTGGAACATTATTAATTGGAATATTGGCTAACTTTCCAATTGGAATTGCTCCAAGTATGGGATTAAACTCATTTTTCACTTTTTCAGTTTGTATCGGAATGGGCATCAAATGGCCAGTTGCTTTAACAGGGGTTTTTGTTGCCAGCATCCTTTTCGTTATTTTAAGTCTATTTAAAATCCGTGAAAAAATCATCAATGTGATTCCTCAAGATTTAAAGCATGCGATTGCGGCAGGAATTGGGTTTTTCGTGGCTTTTGTCGGTTTAAAAAATGCCGGCATTATCGTTTCCAATGAGGCTACCTTTGTTTCAATTGGAAACTTAACCTCTCCCCTTACGGCATTAGCTGTGATTGGTTTTGTTCTTACTGTTTTAATGATAGTTCGGGGCATCCATGGGGCAATTTTTTATGGGATGGTGATAACAACGATCATCGGGATGTTTGTCGGCTTAATTAATGTCCCATCAGCCGTCGTTGGCAGTATCCCTAGCCTTAAGCCAACATTCGGTGTTGTCTTTTCCAATTTAGGTAATATTTTTAGTCCCGAGCTTCTGGCTGTTATCTTCACATTTTTATTTGTGGCCTTCTTTGATACGGCCGGAGCCTTAATAGCTGTTGCCAGCCAAGCAGGCTTAATAAAGGATAATAAAATCCCAAATATTGGACGTGCTTTATTGGCTGACTCCACATCTGGTGTTGTTGGCGCCATTTTAGGCACATCAACAACAGCATCATTTGTCGAATCATCAGCAGGAATTGCTGTGGGTGGTAGAACTGGATTTACATCTATTATTATTTCTATTTGTTTCTTTATTGCCCTATTCTTTTCGCCTATTTTATCAGTCATTACACCTGAGGTAACAGCACCTGCATTAATCATCGTTGGTGCCTTGATGGCAATGGAAATGAGCAAAATCAATTGGAGTAAGCTAGAAGTAGTAATCCCTTCTTTTGTAACGATTATTATGATGCCATTAACATATAGTGTAGCAACAGGGATAGCACTTGGCTTTATACTATATCCATTAGCATTGCTATCGCAGAAGCGTTTTAAGGAAGTTCATCCAATTATGTATATACTTGCGATTTTGTTCGCTTCATATTTTATTTTTGTATAA
- a CDS encoding LysE family transporter: MSIFFSYVLLGLSLAAPIGPVNAAQMDRGIKYGFFHSWFVGLGAMIADCIYMIVVYMGLVTFIDTPIVQIFLWLFGSFVLLYTGIESIVNASRINIKNSRNKESFYKAFFSGFMMSLTNPLTILFWLGIYGSLLAQTAATATKNELVFYSLAIILGLLVWDVTMAAISSSFRKISTSRLLVFISVVSGLSLLCFGVYFAYQGITLLAFSLQ; the protein is encoded by the coding sequence ATGAGTATTTTTTTTAGTTATGTACTTTTAGGATTATCTTTAGCAGCGCCAATTGGACCTGTAAATGCAGCGCAAATGGATAGAGGCATCAAATATGGTTTTTTCCATTCTTGGTTTGTAGGCTTAGGTGCAATGATTGCTGATTGTATTTATATGATAGTTGTCTATATGGGGCTTGTAACCTTTATTGATACCCCAATCGTCCAAATATTTCTTTGGCTTTTTGGTTCCTTTGTATTACTCTATACCGGCATTGAAAGTATCGTAAATGCCAGCCGAATTAATATTAAGAATTCTCGCAACAAGGAGTCATTTTATAAGGCGTTTTTTTCGGGCTTCATGATGTCTCTTACAAATCCTTTAACAATCCTGTTTTGGCTTGGTATATATGGTTCGCTATTAGCTCAAACAGCTGCAACTGCAACCAAAAATGAACTTGTGTTTTATAGTTTAGCAATTATATTGGGGTTATTGGTTTGGGATGTAACGATGGCAGCGATATCAAGCAGTTTTCGAAAAATTTCGACTTCTCGACTTTTAGTATTTATCTCAGTTGTTTCTGGTTTATCACTTCTTTGTTTTGGGGTCTATTTTGCTTATCAAGGGATCACATTATTGGCTTTCTCATTACAATAA
- a CDS encoding YjcZ family sporulation protein, which yields MAGYGYGAPVAGFGCGAGGGFALIVVLFILLIIIGAVIY from the coding sequence ATGGCAGGATATGGCTACGGTGCACCCGTTGCTGGATTTGGTTGTGGTGCAGGCGGCGGGTTTGCGTTAATCGTCGTATTATTTATCCTTCTAATTATTATTGGTGCGGTAATTTATTAA
- a CDS encoding YjcZ family sporulation protein, with protein MGAVCGAGVGYAGGFALIVVLFILLIIVGAAFVGYGF; from the coding sequence ATGGGTGCAGTTTGTGGAGCTGGGGTAGGATATGCTGGTGGATTTGCGCTAATCGTAGTCCTATTTATTCTTTTAATTATTGTTGGTGCAGCTTTTGTAGGTTACGGGTTTTAA
- a CDS encoding ATP-binding cassette domain-containing protein — translation MISLQNVSRIIDGEHILQNINWDMENGENWVLFGLNGSGKTMLLNIMMSDFLGKAVIIEQFNQLNNGLNTRFIEPKVPKMGG, via the coding sequence ATGATTTCACTGCAAAATGTATCAAGAATAATAGACGGGGAGCATATACTCCAAAATATAAATTGGGACATGGAAAATGGTGAGAATTGGGTGTTATTCGGTTTAAATGGGTCTGGGAAAACAATGCTGTTAAATATTATGATGAGTGATTTCCTCGGTAAAGCCGTTATCATCGAGCAATTTAATCAACTAAACAACGGTTTGAACACTCGTTTTATAGAGCCCAAAGTACCAAAAATGGGGGGATAA
- a CDS encoding ACT domain-containing protein: MTMRRAVVSVIGKDQVGIIAKVTNVLADNNVNILDISQTILQDFFTMMMLVDVTGIESLDFLQQKFDNISEEMGLKINVQLEEIFQAMHRV; the protein is encoded by the coding sequence ATGACAATGAGACGTGCTGTAGTAAGTGTAATTGGGAAAGACCAAGTCGGTATTATTGCCAAGGTAACAAATGTGTTAGCTGACAATAACGTTAATATCCTTGATATTAGCCAAACGATTCTTCAAGACTTCTTTACGATGATGATGCTTGTTGATGTAACTGGAATTGAAAGCCTTGATTTCCTACAACAAAAGTTTGACAATATCAGTGAAGAAATGGGGCTAAAAATCAACGTCCAGCTTGAAGAAATATTCCAGGCCATGCATCGCGTATAA
- a CDS encoding PFL family protein: MNLAIDEMIETIRMVQMEHLDIRTVTMGISLKDCADSDFEKMNQRVFDKITKHAERLREVAEQVSKEFGIPIINKRISITPIAEILGNATKEQAVELAKTLDKAAHQLGIDFIGGYSALVHKGITKGDQTLLDALPEALSVTERVCSSISVATTRTGINMDAVRQMGIIIKEAAERTKDQNGLACAKLVVFCNPVEDNPFMAGAFHGAGEGEVVINVGVSGPGVVLNALKRYPDADLGEVSEVIKRTTFKITRAGELIGRIVAERLNVPFGIMDLSLAPTNALNDSVAEILEEIGLERVGTHGTIAVLALMNDAVKKGGAMASSYVGGLSGAFIPVSEDNGMIRGIVDGALTLSKLEAMTCVCSVGLDMIAISGDASPATIAAMIADEAAIGMINKKTTAVRVIPVPGKAEGEMIEFGGLLGRAPVIGVNPFNSDKFIQRGGRIPAPLQALIN, encoded by the coding sequence ATGAATCTTGCCATAGATGAAATGATCGAAACGATTCGTATGGTCCAAATGGAACATTTGGATATTCGTACAGTGACAATGGGCATAAGCTTAAAGGATTGTGCTGATTCAGATTTTGAAAAAATGAATCAAAGGGTTTTTGACAAAATTACGAAGCATGCGGAGAGACTAAGAGAAGTCGCCGAACAAGTGAGCAAAGAATTTGGAATTCCAATTATTAATAAACGGATTTCGATTACTCCAATTGCGGAAATTTTGGGGAATGCTACAAAAGAACAAGCAGTTGAATTAGCAAAAACACTAGATAAAGCAGCGCATCAGCTTGGTATTGATTTCATTGGTGGCTATTCTGCCTTAGTCCATAAAGGAATCACAAAAGGTGACCAAACATTATTGGATGCACTCCCTGAAGCTTTAAGTGTTACGGAGCGAGTATGCTCTTCTATTTCTGTCGCAACTACAAGAACAGGAATTAACATGGATGCTGTTCGTCAGATGGGTATCATTATTAAAGAAGCTGCTGAACGCACAAAAGATCAAAATGGACTAGCTTGTGCCAAGCTTGTTGTCTTTTGCAATCCTGTTGAGGACAACCCATTCATGGCAGGTGCCTTCCACGGCGCAGGTGAGGGTGAGGTTGTCATCAATGTTGGCGTAAGCGGCCCTGGTGTTGTTTTAAATGCGTTAAAACGCTATCCAGATGCAGACCTTGGTGAAGTATCAGAAGTTATTAAGAGAACTACCTTTAAAATCACTCGTGCTGGTGAATTGATTGGACGTATTGTTGCGGAACGCTTGAATGTGCCATTTGGAATCATGGATTTATCATTGGCACCAACTAACGCTCTTAATGATAGTGTTGCGGAAATTTTGGAAGAAATCGGCTTAGAGCGTGTTGGCACACATGGCACAATTGCCGTACTTGCGCTGATGAACGATGCTGTCAAAAAAGGTGGAGCAATGGCGAGTTCTTATGTTGGCGGGCTTAGCGGCGCTTTTATCCCTGTTAGTGAAGATAACGGGATGATTAGAGGCATTGTTGACGGTGCTCTTACATTATCAAAGCTTGAAGCAATGACATGTGTTTGCTCTGTCGGTCTTGATATGATTGCCATTTCTGGTGATGCCTCCCCTGCTACGATTGCGGCAATGATTGCGGATGAAGCGGCAATTGGCATGATTAATAAAAAAACAACCGCCGTTCGCGTCATTCCAGTACCTGGGAAGGCTGAAGGCGAAATGATAGAGTTTGGTGGACTTCTTGGTCGCGCACCAGTTATTGGTGTGAATCCTTTTAATTCTGACAAGTTCATTCAAAGAGGCGGACGAATTCCGGCTCCGCTACAAGCATTGATTAACTAA
- a CDS encoding MFS transporter: MDYVENIQSVKIKKGSKGDSKTKRSNQKWAVLSISSIPLVMTLGNSMLIPVLPVMEKKLGISPFQSSMIITIYSIVAIILIPVAGFLSDHIGRKKVIIPSLAIAAIGGLIAAWAGWKMDNPYSIILIGRALQGVGAAGAFPIVLPLVGDLFKSDEDVSSSLGLIETSNTLGKVLSPILGAFLAGLIWFIPFLSIPFFCLLSILLMIFLVKTPNKRQKPIPFKRFIANMKETFKNNWQWLYAVFIIGIILMFVLFAVLFYLSDILEKVYDVKDVKKGLLLAIPLGGLCIASYITGKLIKENKILMKWITFGGIVLLSASIAFLSFSKNMWFMIWLFLVSGIGIGVALPCLDAFITSGIEKQERGTVSSIYSSMRFIGVAAGPPLMAIMMKHAENILFYILSALSIVAVIATFKAIKPEKKPR, from the coding sequence ATGGATTATGTTGAGAACATTCAATCTGTTAAGATAAAAAAAGGCTCTAAAGGTGATTCGAAAACGAAACGAAGTAACCAAAAATGGGCTGTATTATCGATTTCCTCTATTCCGCTTGTGATGACACTTGGAAATTCGATGCTTATTCCCGTTCTCCCTGTAATGGAAAAAAAGTTAGGGATAAGTCCTTTCCAATCGAGCATGATTATTACGATTTATTCAATTGTAGCTATTATTCTAATCCCTGTTGCTGGATTCTTATCTGACCATATAGGAAGAAAAAAGGTTATCATTCCAAGTCTAGCAATAGCGGCCATTGGCGGACTAATTGCCGCATGGGCAGGCTGGAAGATGGATAACCCTTATTCGATTATTTTAATTGGACGTGCTTTACAAGGGGTTGGGGCTGCGGGAGCCTTCCCAATCGTGCTGCCACTTGTCGGTGATCTTTTTAAAAGTGATGAAGATGTGAGCAGTTCATTAGGTCTTATTGAAACATCCAATACCCTTGGAAAGGTATTAAGTCCTATTTTAGGCGCCTTTTTGGCTGGATTGATTTGGTTTATTCCTTTCCTTTCCATACCGTTTTTTTGTTTGCTTTCGATTTTATTAATGATTTTTTTAGTGAAAACTCCTAATAAGAGACAAAAACCAATCCCTTTCAAAAGATTTATAGCCAATATGAAAGAGACCTTCAAAAACAACTGGCAATGGCTGTATGCTGTGTTTATAATTGGGATTATTTTAATGTTTGTGCTGTTTGCTGTCTTGTTTTATTTATCCGATATATTGGAAAAGGTTTATGACGTGAAAGATGTAAAAAAAGGACTTTTGCTGGCAATACCGTTAGGTGGTTTATGTATCGCCTCCTATATTACTGGCAAGCTAATTAAAGAAAATAAAATTCTCATGAAATGGATTACTTTTGGAGGGATTGTGTTACTGAGTGCGTCTATTGCCTTCCTAAGTTTTTCAAAAAATATGTGGTTTATGATTTGGTTATTTTTAGTTAGTGGTATTGGAATCGGCGTGGCGTTACCTTGTTTGGATGCGTTTATAACATCAGGTATTGAAAAGCAAGAACGAGGAACGGTTTCATCGATTTACAGCTCAATGCGTTTTATCGGCGTTGCTGCAGGGCCGCCGCTTATGGCAATTATGATGAAGCATGCTGAAAACATTCTTTTTTATATATTAAGTGCTTTAAGCATCGTTGCTGTTATTGCAACATTTAAGGCAATAAAGCCCGAAAAAAAACCACGCTGA